Below is a window of Candidatus Binatia bacterium DNA.
GAGGAAGCGGTCCATCTGCGCTTCGGGAAGCGGGTAGGTCCCCTCCTGCTCGATCGGGTTCTGCGTCGCCAGCACCCAGAAGAGCGCGTCCAGCGGATAGGTCGTGTCACCGATCGTGACCTGCCGCTCCTGCATCGCCTCGAGGAGGGCGCTCTGCACCTTGGCCGGGGCGCGGTTCACCTCGTCGGCGAGGAGGATCTGCGTGAAGACCGGTCCGAACTTGGTGGCGAAGGCGCCGCGCTGCGGATCGAAGACCAGCGTCCCCGTGAGGTCGGCCGGCAGGAGGTCGGGCGTGAACTGGATGCGCTGGAAGCGCGCGTGGATCGCCTGGGCGACCGTGCGCACGGCGAGCGTCTTGGCCAGCCCCGGCACCCCTTCGAGGAGGAGATGGCCGTCGGCGAAGAGCCCGATCAGGATGCGCCGCACCATCGCGGCCTGCCCCACGATCGTCCCCTCGATGGCGGAGAGCAGGGGTGCTACGAAGGCGCTCTCCTCCCGCACGCGCGCGGTCCGTTCCTCGAGGGTCAGCGACGGTGTCTCGGGCATGCGCGTCAGCGGGTCAGGCGGCTCTGCGGGGGTAGAGCGGGAACGCCGCGCAGAGCGCCTCGACGTCGGCGCGGATCTTGGCGAGCGACGCGGGTTCGGCGCGCTTTTGGATGGCCTCGTCGATCCAGGCGGCGAGGCGGCGCATCTCGGCGACCCCGAAGCCGCGCGTGGTGACCGCGGGGGTGCCGATGCGGATGCCGCTGGTCACGG
It encodes the following:
- a CDS encoding MoxR family ATPase — protein: MPETPSLTLEERTARVREESAFVAPLLSAIEGTIVGQAAMVRRILIGLFADGHLLLEGVPGLAKTLAVRTVAQAIHARFQRIQFTPDLLPADLTGTLVFDPQRGAFATKFGPVFTQILLADEVNRAPAKVQSALLEAMQERQVTIGDTTYPLDALFWVLATQNPIEQEGTYPLPEAQMDRFLLKIKVGYPTPEEERIILDRMGGEVPPLPQPIVTADQITGARHTVNAIYTDDRIRRYIVDLVHASREPERYGLDLRPLIQFGASPRATLALARASRANAFLDGRAYVTPDDIKLLAPDVFRHRILLTYEAEAEGVPVDEVTRRILARVEVP